In the genome of Sulfurimonas autotrophica DSM 16294, the window GAAGATGACAGCTTTGATGAAGATGCGCTTTATCATGCTGAAGATTTAGATGAGATAACAGTCGGACAAAAACAGGCAAATCTCTCAGCGCGTATTAAAATGGACTTGGAACTTTTACCTGACAATACAGTAACTTATCCGTTAGGCAAAGGTCATTTTGTAGATGAGTGGGATTATAAAAGACAAGATTATTTGCTAAAATATGCTCGTATTTTACCGCAGGTGACACTCAATGTTATTCCCATAGAACTGCCTAGGCGACTGAAAAAAACTGTAAAAAAAATTCAGGGTGAACTTGACCTTTTACAACTTGACCGCATTAAAAACGACCGTTTGCCTTATGGTGATGAGCTCAATATGGATAGCTGGATAGAGTATATGTCGCATCAAAACAAGTCAATGCATCATCAAAACTTCTACACTACATATGAGAAAAAAACACGGGATATGTCCACATTGCTTTTAGCTGACATCTCACTCTCAACAGAAGGTGGCATAACTCAGGAGCTGCGTATTATTGATGTTATCAAAGACTCATTGATGGTCTTTAGTGAGGCCTTGGAAAAACTCGAGGATAAATTTGCAATTTATACTTTTTCTTCACTGCAAAACAAAAAGGTCTATTTTAACATCATAAAAAACTTTAAAGACAAGTATGATGCGTTGATACGGGGAAGAATAGAGAGTATAAAACCACAATACTATACCCGAATGGGAGCTGCCATTCGTGAAAGTGCAAAGATTTTAGATAAACAGCAAAGTGCAAATAAACTGCTGCTCATCATAAGTGACGGTAAGCCAAATGATGAAGACAGATATGACGGGCGTTATGGTATTGAAGATACAAAAAAAGCACTCCAGGAGATAAAGAAAAAAGGAATTACTCCTTTTTGTATTACGATTGATTTAGATGCTAAAGAGTATTTGAATTATCTTTTTGGTCAAAATGGTTATGCCATTGTACGTGATGGACAAAAATTGCCAAAAGTACTGACAGAAGTCTATATAAATTTAACGAAATAAGGAATAATTATGTCACAAACTTACTACTTACCCCAATCAAATGAGGTGGAACTCTTTAGTGCTGCCGCGCAGATGAATCTGCCTGTTTTAATCAAAGGGCCGACAGGATGTGGAAAGACACGATTTATTGAGTCTATGGGCGAGCAACTTGGTCGTGATGTTTATACCGTCGTATGTCATGATGATTTGAGTGCGGCAGATTTGGTCGGTCGCCATCTTATAAGTGAAAAGGGTACTTATTGGCAGGATGGTCCGCTTACAAAAGCTGTACGAAACGGTGGGATTTGTTATATTGATGAGATTATCGAGGCTAGAAAAGATACTACTGTTGTACTACATTCTCTTGCTGATTATCGTAGAGTATTGCCAATAGACAGAACAGGAGAGGTAATAGAAGCGCATCCTGATTTTATGCTTGTCGTCTCTTATAATCCCGGATATCAAAATGTTCTTAAAGGGATGAAACCAAGTACAAAACAGCGTTTTATCTCTTTGAGCTTTAACTATCCTAAACCGGAGATTGAAAAAGAAGTACTGATAAAAGAGAGTGGCGTTAATGCACAGACGGCACAAAAACTTGTAGATATTGCAAGTGAAATTAGAAGCTTGGACGATACCGACATTCAAGAAGCAGTATCAACGAGACTGCTTATTTATGCAGGAAAACTCATCACAAAAGGGTTTGATCCTTATCAGGCATGTATGCACTCTATTGTAGAATCTTTAAGTGATGAGGAAGATGTTCTTGAAGTGCTGCAAAAGCTTATAACACTTCATTTTGCAAAGAGTAGTGATGTCTAAAACTATGCGCCTTAAAGAAAAATATCCTCCCGGAGATTTTGGCATTTGGATTATTATTTACGTTGAACTTTTAACATTCGGTCTTTTTTTCATTGGCTATGCCTTTTCAAGAAGAGAAAATATTGAGATGTTTAACACATCGCAGTTGATGCTCAACCAAACATCGGGATTTATTAATACCTTTATTCTTATTACAAGCAGTTATTTTGTTGCAAAGGGTGTGCATTTTATGCAGACGATGACGCAAGAGAATGTAGAGGAGTCAAACAAGAAAGCCTCTGTATGGCTTCTGCTTGCTATCGCCTGTGGTGCTGCTTTTGTATTTATAAAAGGTGCGGAGTTTGCACATATTTTTGGGGAAGGTATAACGCTGAGTACAAACAAGTTTTTTATGTTTTATCTATTGCTTACTATGTTTCATTTTATGCATGTTGTTTTGGGAACCGTTATCCTTTTTAACATCCGTCAAAGGACAAAAATTTCAGGCTATACACCAGATGACACGGGTGGATTTGAATCGGGTGCCTCTTATTGGCATATGGTTGATTTATTGTGGATTGTACTTTTTCCGCTTGTGTATATAATAAGATAAGGGCTGCAAAATGATAAATCGTAAAAGAACTTTGGAATATGTATGGATCATTTTAGTTGCACTGACAATTTTTGCTTATTTACTAGGTTACCTTAAATTAATTAGTACTTCTTTAGTTGCTGTATTGTTGTTAACTACCTTTATAAAAGGAATGTTGGTAAGTGATTATTTTATGGGTCTAAGAGCTGTTGAGATGAAATACAGGCTTATTCCTATAATTTGGCTTGGTGTAATTATTTTATTAATCGGTGTAGCATATTATCTTCCAATTTGAAGTGATAAAAAAAAGCTTAATCAATTTTTAATTAAATAGTCATTATCATTGATACTAAAATTTAAATCTGAGTACAATTATTGAAAATAAAAAATATACAAACAAACATAGAAAAAATACCG includes:
- a CDS encoding nitric oxide reductase activation protein NorD, producing MKMLHYWLEFEESMGKVWDKYLNKKVHKFHEDKRVYFEDISKPLHIFHRLMGGEKAKELQITDKRYVETSRTLLEKISFLGKEFFLTWQDEESVYLPASFAYFSTKQENEMLYYWLIAMAAQIENVTNNSFIEKNQQAMYYLTKRYSGFDVFYKSASQYLMDKYEQLSFLKSLDEQSNQDLIDDYPNPLWIYPPSITLSYANNVDSGDEELTREEDKDKSEELHMKKQANQIDDKHETDGFLAFLPESLMSIFEQVNVDRCEDDSFDEDALYHAEDLDEITVGQKQANLSARIKMDLELLPDNTVTYPLGKGHFVDEWDYKRQDYLLKYARILPQVTLNVIPIELPRRLKKTVKKIQGELDLLQLDRIKNDRLPYGDELNMDSWIEYMSHQNKSMHHQNFYTTYEKKTRDMSTLLLADISLSTEGGITQELRIIDVIKDSLMVFSEALEKLEDKFAIYTFSSLQNKKVYFNIIKNFKDKYDALIRGRIESIKPQYYTRMGAAIRESAKILDKQQSANKLLLIISDGKPNDEDRYDGRYGIEDTKKALQEIKKKGITPFCITIDLDAKEYLNYLFGQNGYAIVRDGQKLPKVLTEVYINLTK
- a CDS encoding CbbQ/NirQ/NorQ/GpvN family protein → MSQTYYLPQSNEVELFSAAAQMNLPVLIKGPTGCGKTRFIESMGEQLGRDVYTVVCHDDLSAADLVGRHLISEKGTYWQDGPLTKAVRNGGICYIDEIIEARKDTTVVLHSLADYRRVLPIDRTGEVIEAHPDFMLVVSYNPGYQNVLKGMKPSTKQRFISLSFNYPKPEIEKEVLIKESGVNAQTAQKLVDIASEIRSLDDTDIQEAVSTRLLIYAGKLITKGFDPYQACMHSIVESLSDEEDVLEVLQKLITLHFAKSSDV
- a CDS encoding cytochrome c oxidase subunit 3 family protein, which translates into the protein MSKTMRLKEKYPPGDFGIWIIIYVELLTFGLFFIGYAFSRRENIEMFNTSQLMLNQTSGFINTFILITSSYFVAKGVHFMQTMTQENVEESNKKASVWLLLAIACGAAFVFIKGAEFAHIFGEGITLSTNKFFMFYLLLTMFHFMHVVLGTVILFNIRQRTKISGYTPDDTGGFESGASYWHMVDLLWIVLFPLVYIIR
- a CDS encoding cytochrome C oxidase subunit IV family protein, giving the protein MINRKRTLEYVWIILVALTIFAYLLGYLKLISTSLVAVLLLTTFIKGMLVSDYFMGLRAVEMKYRLIPIIWLGVIILLIGVAYYLPI